The proteins below come from a single Candidatus Kirkpatrickella diaphorinae genomic window:
- a CDS encoding efflux transporter outer membrane subunit, with the protein MGPADRAQGGARDMTHYRAFPLIFLLATMDGCAVGPDYTRPDMVKNAAYRPGFMSKSIHGTPGAGPSGARQTLLEGADVSGQWWRAFGSPKLDALIARACAGSPNLAALKARLKSAYEQTDAQGSSLLPTIAASFNPTKNKTSRAYSPVPGNNRYLYGLQTAQLAITYQPDIWGGNRRAVESQAAQAQAQRFELIAATNTLINNVLVAVITQARLRAQLAATGQITAVQQRIYDVMEKQFALGDVSKAQLLAQRAALSQAQSLMPDLRLQLAKMHDLIAALIGTTPDEVLPEFNLEDFQLPANLPVTLPSGLLDQRPDIRQAEARLHAATADLGVAIADRLPNVQLSAFPGQAVNAMNQFFAPGMGNWSIAAMVTQPIFQGGALLHTQRARRAEVTAAVATYRDTVLSAIQDVADCLHALQQDADALSISAANEKAAVESFSISRSQADIGDISPVLLQASVQIELEARLNLISARADRYLDSVALFQAVGGGWWHRQDADMPDPGTDWRAAFQQRDY; encoded by the coding sequence ATGGGCCCGGCGGATCGCGCGCAGGGAGGTGCGCGGGACATGACACATTACCGCGCCTTTCCCCTCATCTTTTTGCTGGCGACAATGGATGGCTGTGCCGTCGGGCCGGATTACACGCGCCCTGACATGGTCAAAAACGCCGCTTACCGACCCGGCTTCATGTCAAAGTCGATTCACGGCACGCCGGGTGCGGGGCCATCCGGGGCGCGGCAGACGCTTCTGGAAGGGGCGGACGTTTCGGGTCAGTGGTGGCGGGCTTTCGGGTCACCAAAGCTGGATGCCCTCATCGCCCGCGCCTGTGCCGGCAGCCCCAATCTCGCGGCGCTGAAAGCCCGTCTCAAATCCGCCTATGAGCAGACGGATGCACAGGGGAGCAGCTTACTGCCGACAATCGCGGCATCTTTCAACCCGACCAAAAACAAGACATCGCGCGCTTATTCGCCCGTGCCTGGTAATAATCGCTATCTTTACGGATTGCAGACGGCGCAATTGGCCATCACCTATCAGCCAGATATATGGGGCGGCAACCGACGGGCCGTTGAATCGCAGGCGGCCCAGGCCCAGGCCCAGCGCTTTGAGCTGATTGCCGCGACAAATACGCTTATCAATAACGTGCTTGTGGCCGTTATCACGCAGGCGCGTTTACGGGCCCAACTGGCCGCGACCGGGCAGATCACAGCGGTGCAGCAGCGCATTTATGATGTGATGGAAAAGCAATTTGCGCTGGGGGATGTGTCAAAGGCACAATTACTTGCGCAACGCGCGGCGCTCTCCCAAGCGCAATCGCTTATGCCGGATCTGCGGTTACAACTCGCCAAGATGCATGATCTCATCGCAGCCCTCATCGGGACCACACCGGATGAAGTTCTGCCGGAGTTTAATCTTGAGGATTTCCAGCTTCCCGCGAATTTACCCGTCACATTGCCCTCGGGCCTGCTGGATCAACGCCCCGATATAAGACAGGCCGAAGCCCGATTGCATGCGGCAACGGCCGATCTGGGCGTTGCCATTGCTGACAGGCTGCCAAATGTGCAGCTCTCGGCTTTCCCCGGTCAGGCGGTCAATGCAATGAATCAGTTTTTTGCGCCGGGTATGGGGAATTGGTCCATCGCCGCCATGGTGACGCAGCCCATTTTTCAGGGAGGTGCGTTGCTTCATACGCAGCGCGCCCGCCGTGCGGAGGTCACTGCCGCCGTCGCCACGTATCGGGACACGGTCCTCTCCGCCATTCAGGATGTGGCGGATTGTCTCCATGCTCTTCAGCAGGATGCAGATGCCCTCAGCATCAGCGCCGCCAACGAGAAGGCGGCCGTCGAAAGCTTCAGTATTTCACGCAGTCAGGCTGATATTGGCGATATCAGTCCTGTCCTGCTTCAGGCCAGCGTTCAGATTGAGCTTGAAGCGCGTCTGAACCTGATCAGCGCCCGCGCCGACCGATATCTCGACAGTGTGGCGTTGTTTCAGGCCGTCGGCGGTGGCTGGTGGCACCGACAGGATGCTGACATGCCCGACCCCGGCACAGACTGGAGGGCGGCCTTCCAGCAGCGCGATTATTAG
- a CDS encoding Hint domain-containing protein: MAIPQEGTYRLNVAQLRNPRADNNMPGRWRFTIGDNRGNIRNDTAPNTDVTFNGDKISLTMPNGKSYVIDPASIAVSDSDPGTIFVQDLESGSWWVFSVLDSPTMKLGMTFDYAPPVGTTDPIRGEARMGEWRPNGGYTNYVNGKDTSQVDFGPPECFLPGTLIETEKGLQPVEAIRPGDRVLTIWGRYRQYLPVIWVGSQSVRVHPDLSPDMAGYPVIIKAGAISDHVPQRDLRVTSEHCIALENRLIPVRMLVNGKSIFYDMTVTSYEVHHFETARHAIILAEGLGVETFLDTGNRNRFEKHVGITPVLNKNPETACMPALPIGMALPKMKRLWTRIAQRAATPSASPRHSVKPGRRRPSPRLKILSESGAAYQLTQVAPNIFKARLPASETKIAFESPSFRFCDLNGPYHDDRRRLGMLVEGIDITTDTKAGGEARDVAFERGAGWIGPDASWPCWTNGRGEIHLEPPENSGQMHMIVRVNADVLKPV, from the coding sequence ATGGCAATTCCTCAAGAGGGCACTTACCGGCTGAATGTCGCGCAACTCAGAAACCCACGCGCTGATAATAACATGCCCGGACGCTGGAGATTCACCATCGGCGACAATAGGGGCAATATCAGGAATGACACAGCGCCGAATACCGATGTGACCTTCAATGGTGATAAGATTTCACTCACAATGCCGAACGGTAAGAGTTACGTCATTGACCCCGCAAGTATCGCCGTGAGCGATAGCGACCCTGGCACGATATTTGTTCAGGATCTCGAAAGTGGCTCCTGGTGGGTTTTCTCCGTTCTCGATTCGCCGACAATGAAGTTGGGAATGACCTTTGACTATGCCCCACCGGTCGGAACAACGGATCCGATAAGAGGTGAGGCGAGAATGGGTGAATGGCGACCCAACGGGGGTTACACCAATTATGTTAACGGTAAGGACACGTCCCAAGTTGATTTCGGACCACCGGAATGTTTCCTGCCCGGAACGCTGATCGAGACGGAAAAGGGACTTCAGCCCGTTGAAGCCATCCGCCCTGGGGATCGTGTGCTGACGATATGGGGCCGATATCGGCAATATCTTCCCGTGATCTGGGTTGGTTCTCAATCCGTCAGAGTGCATCCGGATTTGTCACCCGATATGGCGGGATATCCCGTCATCATCAAAGCCGGTGCAATCTCGGATCATGTCCCCCAGCGGGACCTGCGCGTGACGTCTGAGCACTGCATCGCGTTGGAAAACCGCCTCATCCCTGTGCGCATGCTGGTCAACGGGAAGTCAATTTTCTACGACATGACGGTGACCTCCTATGAGGTTCATCATTTCGAGACGGCGCGCCATGCCATCATCCTGGCGGAAGGGCTGGGTGTGGAGACATTTCTCGATACGGGCAACCGGAATCGGTTTGAGAAACATGTGGGCATCACGCCTGTTTTGAACAAAAATCCTGAAACAGCCTGTATGCCGGCCCTGCCGATCGGGATGGCCTTACCGAAGATGAAGCGTCTCTGGACACGTATCGCGCAGCGTGCCGCAACCCCGTCCGCGTCTCCCCGTCATTCTGTCAAACCCGGAAGGCGTCGGCCGTCACCTCGTTTAAAGATATTGTCAGAGAGCGGTGCCGCTTATCAATTGACGCAGGTCGCGCCCAATATTTTCAAGGCGCGGCTTCCCGCTTCGGAAACAAAAATCGCCTTCGAGTCACCGTCTTTTCGTTTCTGTGATCTGAATGGCCCTTATCACGATGATCGGCGACGCCTCGGTATGCTTGTCGAGGGAATCGACATCACCACCGACACGAAAGCGGGCGGCGAGGCGCGCGATGTGGCTTTTGAACGCGGAGCGGGATGGATCGGGCCGGATGCGTCATGGCCATGCTGGACGAATGGCCGCGGTGAGATTCATCTCGAACCACCGGAAAATAGTGGCCAGATGCATATGATTGTGCGGGTCAATGCTGACGTTCTGAAGCCCGTCTGA
- a CDS encoding HAD family hydrolase, which translates to MSAKDHLTSGENPQLGPVKGVIFDMDGLLLDSENLAMEALIESGHALGYEISMAFCRRMIGVPADGCRTLVREAFGESFPSDAFFEGQEIALRQLVDAGRLTVKEGVVPLLDLLDTLHLPRAIATSSSRERTDHHLKLVGLFDRFDAIVTRDDVHRGKPDPEPYLKAAEAIKVAPSLCLALEDSHAGARAAHAASIRVIVVPDLLQPTDDVRAKAWAVVESLHEVAAFIRRSTPQA; encoded by the coding sequence ATGTCAGCGAAAGATCACCTTACGTCCGGAGAAAACCCGCAGCTCGGTCCGGTTAAAGGCGTTATTTTCGACATGGATGGCCTGTTGCTGGACAGTGAAAATCTGGCGATGGAAGCGTTAATCGAGTCGGGTCATGCGCTCGGCTATGAAATATCCATGGCGTTCTGCCGCCGGATGATCGGCGTGCCGGCCGATGGATGCCGCACTTTGGTGCGGGAGGCATTCGGGGAAAGCTTCCCCAGTGACGCGTTTTTCGAGGGGCAGGAAATCGCTTTGCGGCAATTGGTTGATGCCGGGAGGCTGACGGTAAAGGAAGGCGTTGTCCCTCTGCTTGATCTTCTCGACACGCTGCATCTGCCGCGCGCTATTGCAACCTCCTCCAGCCGTGAGCGCACGGATCATCACCTGAAGCTCGTCGGGCTTTTTGACAGGTTTGATGCGATTGTGACGCGTGACGACGTTCATCGCGGCAAACCTGACCCTGAACCCTATCTTAAGGCGGCGGAAGCCATCAAAGTCGCGCCATCCCTCTGCCTTGCACTGGAGGATTCCCATGCGGGTGCCCGCGCGGCCCACGCAGCCAGTATCCGCGTCATTGTCGTGCCTGACCTGCTGCAACCCACGGATGATGTGCGTGCAAAAGCCTGGGCCGTCGTCGAAAGCCTTCATGAAGTCGCGGCATTTATCCGCCGGAGCACTCCGCAAGCCTGA
- a CDS encoding Hint domain-containing protein produces MTDPVNAIASTLSNSRLTADGGTINVNGASVGFFNSTEYEIQNGGTLNITAIHGNAASSALSSSSIKFGHGGGTLVLQRGDGLNYITFKSLEGFGDPDAIIEVVGATAVSSVSKDLLGHTEVNFNNGLTVALPGDYYDAAKNLNIFQKSSGGNVYISSSPIHDTTTLPVTGDFDPVCYLADAMVETVSGEKPVQDLQVGDEVITRDAFGNISTQPIIWTGKSRLRANKALSDDRSGFPVRIKAGALAEKVPHRDLLVTSEHAIFLEGHFIPVRMLVNGRTISYDRSIEAYDYYHFETAQHSIVHVSGAATETFLDNGMRDQFAEQNQAENGAAADGVKQWGLDSAAPLCVTPEFVRDIYESLKDRAAQIDPSDASALTAGYDVTEDPDLNVETVDGARLELREVTNGWYLYSLPAGLSQLYLTSRVTRPCDALGPFIDDRRLLGVLVGEIVIEKPSGHVEVTDHLTNERLEGWSSIENHLSRWTSGRAEIILDDVTDAHDNVLAIKILSTGLHRLPPRPEDVMPKSVLGGVMKADSVLQPAF; encoded by the coding sequence ATGACAGATCCCGTGAATGCCATTGCTTCGACCCTTTCCAACAGTCGGCTGACGGCTGACGGTGGTACGATCAACGTCAATGGCGCCTCTGTCGGATTTTTCAATTCCACGGAATATGAAATACAGAATGGTGGAACGTTGAACATCACAGCCATCCATGGCAATGCGGCTTCAAGTGCCCTTTCATCCTCGTCCATCAAGTTCGGCCACGGAGGGGGGACGCTTGTCTTACAGCGTGGAGATGGTTTAAATTATATTACCTTTAAATCTTTGGAGGGGTTTGGTGATCCCGACGCGATCATCGAAGTTGTCGGTGCCACCGCCGTTTCAAGTGTGAGCAAAGATCTTCTTGGTCACACGGAAGTCAACTTCAATAATGGCCTTACTGTAGCACTCCCTGGCGATTACTATGACGCCGCAAAAAATCTCAATATTTTTCAGAAGTCTAGCGGGGGCAATGTTTATATCAGCTCGTCCCCCATCCACGACACCACGACCCTCCCCGTCACGGGCGACTTCGATCCCGTGTGCTACCTCGCTGATGCAATGGTGGAAACCGTGTCAGGTGAGAAGCCGGTTCAGGACCTCCAGGTCGGCGATGAGGTGATTACGCGTGACGCCTTCGGTAACATCTCGACGCAACCCATCATCTGGACTGGCAAATCACGTCTCAGAGCAAATAAAGCCTTAAGCGATGACAGGTCCGGCTTTCCGGTCCGCATCAAAGCTGGTGCGCTCGCTGAAAAAGTGCCGCATCGTGACCTGCTTGTGACATCGGAACATGCCATTTTCCTCGAAGGGCATTTCATTCCTGTGCGCATGTTGGTGAATGGTCGCACCATTTCTTATGATCGCAGCATTGAAGCGTATGATTACTACCATTTCGAGACGGCCCAACATAGTATCGTCCATGTCAGTGGCGCGGCGACGGAGACCTTTCTCGATAACGGGATGCGGGATCAATTCGCTGAACAGAACCAGGCCGAGAATGGGGCGGCCGCCGACGGCGTAAAGCAATGGGGTCTCGATAGTGCGGCCCCCCTCTGCGTGACACCGGAATTTGTCCGCGATATTTATGAGTCACTCAAGGACCGTGCCGCCCAGATAGATCCCTCCGACGCGTCCGCCCTCACGGCGGGTTATGACGTGACGGAAGATCCGGACCTCAATGTGGAGACGGTTGATGGCGCGCGCCTCGAATTGCGTGAGGTCACGAATGGATGGTATTTGTACAGCCTCCCTGCAGGGCTGTCACAATTATACCTGACATCTCGCGTGACCCGTCCCTGTGACGCATTAGGCCCCTTCATTGACGACCGCCGCCTTCTCGGCGTACTTGTCGGGGAGATCGTGATTGAAAAACCTTCGGGGCACGTAGAGGTGACCGACCATCTGACAAATGAAAGACTCGAAGGGTGGTCCTCAATTGAAAACCATCTATCCCGCTGGACGAGCGGACGCGCAGAAATCATCCTTGATGATGTAACAGACGCGCATGACAACGTGCTTGCGATCAAGATTTTGTCAACCGGATTGCACCGCCTTCCACCGCGTCCGGAGGATGTCATGCCGAAATCGGTCCTGGGGGGTGTGATGAAAGCTGACAGCGTTCTGCAGCCCGCTTTCTGA
- the fbaA gene encoding class II fructose-bisphosphate aldolase produces MVSDISPSTTHQSRTLKPGVVTGEDYRTLIEACKAGGYALPAVNVVGTNSVNAVLEAAAANRSDIIIQCSNGGARFFAGEGLADAGKARILGAASMARHVHSLAKEYGICVILHTDHANRKLIPWVEGLLDVSEQEVAAGRPPLFSSHMIDLSAEALEVNLSECARLLPRMARLGISLEFELGVTGGEEDGVGHDLEDHADNAHLYTQPEDVLKAWDMLSPLGHITIAASFGNVHGVYKPGNVQLRPEILLHSQQYVAKAKGLPDKPLSLVFHGGSGSEKDKISAAVSYGVFKMNIDTDVQFAFAHGIGDFVFSHDKAFRYQIDPATDEPYKKFYDPRKWLREGEKAIIHRLNESFQDLGSKGRSIAA; encoded by the coding sequence ATGGTTTCCGACATCTCGCCTTCCACAACTCATCAATCCCGGACGTTGAAGCCGGGTGTCGTCACGGGCGAAGATTACCGCACACTCATTGAAGCGTGCAAAGCGGGCGGTTATGCCTTACCTGCCGTCAATGTTGTTGGTACGAATAGTGTCAACGCTGTTCTTGAAGCCGCCGCCGCCAATCGCTCCGACATTATTATTCAATGTTCGAATGGCGGCGCGCGTTTTTTCGCGGGGGAAGGGCTCGCAGATGCCGGCAAGGCCCGCATTCTTGGTGCGGCTTCCATGGCGCGCCATGTCCACAGCCTCGCGAAAGAATATGGCATCTGCGTCATTCTGCATACGGACCACGCCAACCGGAAGCTCATTCCATGGGTGGAGGGCCTGCTGGATGTCAGTGAGCAGGAAGTCGCCGCCGGACGCCCGCCCCTCTTCTCGTCTCACATGATTGACCTCTCCGCTGAAGCGCTTGAGGTTAATTTAAGTGAGTGCGCACGGCTTCTGCCGCGTATGGCGCGCCTCGGCATCAGCCTGGAATTCGAACTCGGCGTGACAGGCGGTGAGGAAGATGGCGTCGGTCATGATCTAGAGGATCACGCCGATAACGCGCATCTTTACACCCAGCCGGAGGATGTCCTCAAAGCCTGGGATATGCTCTCCCCCCTGGGTCACATCACCATTGCCGCCTCTTTCGGCAATGTGCACGGCGTCTATAAGCCGGGCAATGTGCAGTTGCGCCCTGAAATCCTGCTGCACTCCCAGCAATATGTGGCGAAGGCGAAGGGTCTGCCTGACAAGCCGCTCAGCCTTGTCTTCCATGGGGGTTCGGGCTCCGAGAAAGATAAAATCTCGGCGGCCGTCTCCTATGGTGTCTTTAAAATGAATATCGATACGGATGTGCAATTCGCATTCGCGCATGGTATCGGCGATTTCGTTTTCTCTCACGATAAAGCTTTTCGCTACCAGATCGACCCTGCGACGGATGAGCCTTACAAAAAATTTTACGACCCGCGTAAATGGTTGAGAGAGGGTGAGAAAGCGATCATCCACCGCCTCAATGAGAGCTTTCAGGATCTCGGCTCCAAAGGGCGCTCAATCGCCGCCTGA
- a CDS encoding efflux RND transporter permease subunit, which yields MHDASLPPDPVKSESRIGRIMTVCFHRRFVCFAAAIIMALAGLFAWETITVTAYPDLSPVTVQVITQVPGLAAEEIEQQVTRPLERALSAVPRRAAMRSSSTFGLSIVTLIFEENTDIYLARQLVSQGFAEVSLPGGAAPQLGPITGPAGEIYRYTLESTQKNLMQLTDLQTWVVTPKLKSVKGVVDVDNFGGITKEYQLVLNPDALYRYNLGVDDVVAAIQRNTGNAAGGRVTRGEQSYVIRGVGIVHSLNDIRLIGIKQQGGTAIRVKDLGQVQFGHRIREGILGKDGNPDAIGGIVTMLTGTNPSEVLKGVHHCVAELQKQLAPMGVQIVPYIDRKDLVDATTHKVGETMTAGILLVVLILSLFLGSPRSALVSAVTIPLALATVFVLMKIVGLTANLFSLGAVDFGVVVDGAIVVTEAVLRLREHHPDRQLTADEVIQVARQSGPSIFASTLIIIAAYSPLFAFQGAEGKLFRPMAFTVGFALLGALICALCLVPALAYYALRQPRRIISVRPVIWLTSAYRHLLERALGKFNMIFIGAICALVAVLLLGANIGRAFLPQLDEGTLWIQVQLPSGISLEKSSEIATQLRRAVRTLPETTYAITQLGRNDSGTDPWTFSHIEMPVGLKPYASWPAGDTKADFLNRLRQKLSAIPGIGYGISQPIQDGLDDVAGGAHSPLVLRVYGHDFTKLRALTVRIVSALKTVPGTRDASVFQGPKIPQIVIRADRQKMARYGIDMSGFIALVGNATGRGVVTQVYVEDRVHDVTLKLPDKATATMETLKSLPVRASGGALIPLSLIADIALDMGEDNITHEFGARQLTIRVDNGDRALSKYLADAQATIARDVSFDADQFHIEWAGNFEQAARAQARLSVALVAMLGLMLLLLFLEFRAFRFAALVLGIVPLATLGGLIAVFIRGETLNIATAVGFIALFGVAVQNGIIMVAAIRRRLAEGEAIRDAVLDGAVERFRPIIMTATVATAGMLPAACATGVGTDVQRGLATVIVGGLGIATLLTLFVLPVFLCRMEAAWARRIARREVRGT from the coding sequence ATGCACGACGCCTCTCTGCCCCCCGATCCTGTAAAAAGTGAAAGCCGGATCGGGCGGATCATGACGGTCTGCTTTCATCGTCGCTTCGTCTGCTTCGCCGCCGCGATCATCATGGCGCTTGCGGGACTTTTTGCGTGGGAGACGATTACCGTCACCGCCTACCCCGATCTGAGCCCGGTGACGGTGCAGGTCATTACGCAGGTGCCCGGCTTGGCGGCGGAGGAAATCGAGCAGCAAGTGACCCGCCCGCTGGAACGAGCCCTCAGCGCCGTGCCACGTCGTGCCGCCATGCGGTCAAGCAGTACGTTCGGCCTCTCCATCGTCACGCTGATTTTCGAGGAGAACACGGATATCTATCTGGCGCGGCAACTGGTCTCGCAGGGCTTTGCGGAAGTCTCACTCCCGGGTGGGGCCGCGCCGCAATTAGGGCCGATTACCGGCCCGGCCGGTGAAATCTATCGCTACACGCTGGAATCAACGCAGAAGAACCTGATGCAATTGACGGATCTTCAGACGTGGGTCGTCACCCCGAAATTGAAATCGGTCAAAGGTGTTGTCGATGTCGATAATTTCGGCGGCATCACGAAGGAATACCAACTCGTTCTCAACCCTGACGCCCTTTATCGCTATAATCTGGGGGTTGATGACGTGGTGGCGGCCATCCAGCGCAATACGGGCAATGCGGCGGGTGGCAGGGTGACACGTGGGGAGCAATCCTACGTGATACGTGGCGTCGGCATCGTCCATAGTCTTAATGACATCCGCCTGATCGGCATCAAGCAGCAGGGTGGCACGGCCATCCGCGTCAAGGATCTCGGGCAGGTGCAATTCGGCCATCGGATCCGGGAAGGTATTCTCGGCAAGGACGGCAATCCTGACGCGATTGGCGGGATCGTCACCATGCTGACAGGCACAAATCCCAGTGAGGTTTTAAAGGGCGTGCATCACTGCGTTGCTGAATTGCAGAAGCAGCTTGCACCGATGGGCGTCCAGATCGTGCCCTATATTGATCGGAAAGATCTCGTCGATGCCACGACCCATAAGGTCGGGGAAACGATGACCGCGGGCATTCTGCTCGTCGTGCTGATCCTCTCACTTTTCCTCGGTTCACCGCGCAGCGCGCTTGTCTCCGCCGTGACCATCCCCCTCGCGCTCGCGACGGTTTTCGTGCTGATGAAAATTGTGGGGCTGACGGCCAATCTCTTCTCCCTCGGTGCAGTGGATTTCGGGGTGGTCGTGGATGGGGCCATCGTCGTGACGGAGGCTGTCCTTCGCCTGCGGGAGCATCATCCCGACAGGCAGTTGACAGCGGATGAGGTCATCCAGGTCGCCAGACAGTCCGGGCCGTCCATTTTCGCCTCGACCTTGATCATCATCGCCGCTTACAGCCCGCTTTTTGCCTTTCAGGGGGCGGAGGGCAAGTTATTCCGCCCGATGGCCTTCACCGTTGGTTTCGCACTTCTCGGCGCGTTGATCTGCGCCTTATGCCTCGTCCCGGCGCTCGCTTATTACGCGCTGCGACAACCGCGCCGCATTATTTCGGTCAGGCCGGTGATCTGGCTGACATCCGCTTATCGTCATCTGCTTGAGCGCGCTTTGGGCAAGTTCAATATGATCTTCATCGGGGCGATCTGTGCTCTGGTCGCGGTGTTGCTATTGGGGGCCAATATCGGGCGTGCCTTCCTGCCGCAACTTGATGAGGGGACGCTCTGGATACAGGTGCAGTTGCCCTCCGGCATTTCGCTGGAAAAAAGCTCGGAAATCGCGACCCAATTGCGGCGCGCTGTCAGAACCCTGCCGGAAACGACCTATGCCATCACGCAATTGGGGCGGAATGACTCCGGCACGGACCCATGGACTTTCTCCCATATCGAAATGCCGGTCGGCCTTAAACCCTACGCGTCCTGGCCCGCGGGCGATACGAAAGCGGATTTTCTCAATCGTCTCAGGCAGAAATTATCCGCCATTCCGGGCATCGGCTACGGGATCAGCCAACCGATTCAGGACGGGCTGGATGATGTCGCCGGGGGGGCGCATAGTCCGCTCGTCCTGCGCGTTTACGGTCATGATTTCACCAAATTGCGCGCGCTGACGGTCCGCATCGTTTCCGCTCTCAAAACTGTGCCGGGGACGCGGGATGCTTCCGTGTTTCAGGGGCCGAAAATTCCGCAAATCGTCATCCGCGCCGATCGGCAGAAAATGGCGCGATATGGGATTGATATGTCCGGCTTCATCGCGTTGGTCGGCAATGCCACGGGGCGCGGTGTCGTGACACAGGTTTATGTCGAGGATCGGGTCCATGATGTCACATTGAAATTGCCGGACAAGGCGACCGCGACGATGGAAACGCTCAAATCCCTCCCCGTCCGCGCCTCAGGCGGCGCGCTGATCCCGCTTTCCCTCATTGCTGATATCGCGCTGGATATGGGGGAAGATAATATCACCCATGAATTTGGCGCGCGGCAATTAACGATCCGCGTCGATAATGGTGATCGCGCCCTCTCAAAATATCTTGCAGATGCACAGGCGACCATTGCGCGGGATGTCTCGTTCGATGCTGATCAATTCCACATCGAATGGGCCGGGAATTTTGAGCAGGCGGCGCGCGCGCAGGCCCGCTTATCTGTCGCGCTTGTCGCGATGCTTGGCCTGATGCTCCTTTTGCTATTTCTGGAATTCAGGGCCTTCCGGTTTGCTGCCCTGGTATTGGGCATTGTCCCCCTTGCGACGTTGGGCGGGCTCATTGCCGTGTTTATTCGGGGGGAGACGCTTAATATCGCGACCGCGGTCGGGTTTATCGCGCTTTTTGGTGTCGCGGTGCAGAACGGGATCATTATGGTGGCCGCGATCAGAAGGCGCCTCGCTGAGGGGGAGGCGATACGTGATGCGGTATTGGATGGCGCGGTTGAACGCTTCCGGCCCATTATTATGACGGCAACCGTCGCAACGGCGGGGATGTTGCCCGCTGCCTGTGCGACGGGCGTTGGGACCGATGTTCAACGAGGCCTGGCAACGGTCATTGTGGGCGGGCTCGGGATTGCGACCCTTCTGACTCTTTTTGTCCTGCCTGTCTTCCTCTGCCGGATGGAGGCGGCATGGGCCCGGCGGATCGCGCGCAGGGAGGTGCGCGGGACATGA
- the rapZ gene encoding RNase adapter RapZ codes for MRSGNGSGVGRSVLNLNDPQRVLLVTGVSGAGKSSMLRVLEDLGYEVVDNPPLNLVEQLVSRADHHLAIGIDQRTRGFNIDSVVDLVARLRTQAGLRSELIFATADTDALLKRFTATRRRHPYDNDSNAGYSLPQNIAREIEVMAPLRAHADLVIDTSGLSLPEFRQMVEARFGSRADGGALTLSLMSFAFPAGLPREADVVFDARFLRNPRYDESLRPKTGLDPEVQAYVRADPDYDRFLRQILDMLGLVLPRFVSEGKRHATIAVGCSGGQHRSVTMIEDIAEKLADHTHPGLSQDGPVVVSHRELARQGRSFWRWAKPPQ; via the coding sequence ATGAGGTCCGGTAATGGGTCTGGAGTCGGGAGGTCAGTTCTGAATCTGAATGATCCTCAACGTGTCCTGTTGGTAACAGGTGTTTCAGGCGCGGGTAAATCCTCGATGCTGCGCGTGTTGGAGGATCTCGGCTATGAAGTCGTTGACAACCCGCCGCTCAACCTTGTCGAGCAACTCGTCTCACGCGCGGACCACCATCTTGCCATCGGCATTGATCAACGCACACGCGGTTTCAACATTGATTCCGTTGTTGATCTCGTTGCAAGGCTCAGGACACAGGCCGGGCTACGCAGTGAGCTGATTTTTGCGACGGCAGATACGGATGCGCTGTTGAAACGCTTCACGGCCACGCGGCGGCGACACCCTTATGATAATGACTCGAATGCCGGGTACAGCCTGCCGCAGAATATCGCGCGGGAAATCGAGGTGATGGCCCCGCTCCGAGCACATGCTGACCTCGTCATTGACACGTCAGGCCTTTCCCTCCCCGAATTTCGTCAAATGGTTGAAGCGCGGTTCGGGTCGCGTGCGGATGGCGGTGCGCTGACATTGTCGCTGATGTCCTTCGCTTTTCCCGCCGGTCTGCCGCGAGAGGCCGATGTTGTTTTCGATGCGCGTTTCCTCCGTAATCCGCGTTATGATGAGTCATTGCGACCCAAAACCGGCCTTGACCCCGAGGTGCAGGCCTATGTGCGCGCCGACCCGGATTATGATCGATTTCTCCGCCAGATTCTCGACATGCTGGGGCTGGTTCTTCCGCGCTTTGTCAGTGAGGGGAAACGTCACGCGACAATCGCCGTCGGGTGCTCCGGCGGGCAGCACCGCTCGGTCACGATGATCGAAGATATCGCAGAGAAATTAGCCGATCACACCCACCCCGGTTTAAGTCAGGATGGGCCGGTCGTCGTTTCCCATCGTGAACTGGCACGGCAGGGGAGAAGCTTCTGGCGCTGGGCAAAACCGCCGCAATAA